One region of Streptomyces subrutilus genomic DNA includes:
- a CDS encoding helix-turn-helix domain-containing protein, with protein MPLNNVAVAVVNGVAPFELGIFCEVFGIDRSAMGLPTYDFAVCAAEDDKVVSGDGLFDLTLHHGLDRLEEADLVCLPADRTAPTRDYPEPLLAALNRAVDRGARVLSVCSGAFLLGAAGLLEGRRCTTHWMHAPALRRRFPRALVDPDVLYVDEGSVITAAGTASGIDACLHVVRQEQGAEVANTIARRMVVPPHRDGGQAQFIQRPLPRTTCDTVGEVIGWMARHLEEEITVEQLAERAHMSPRTFARRFLQETGTTPYQWVLRQRVLLAQELLESTDETVDAIAGRCGFGTAAALRHHFLRTLDTTPNAFRRTFRGPRAVA; from the coding sequence ATGCCTTTGAACAACGTGGCCGTGGCCGTCGTCAACGGGGTCGCCCCCTTCGAGCTGGGCATCTTCTGCGAGGTGTTCGGCATCGACCGCAGCGCCATGGGTCTGCCCACGTACGACTTCGCCGTGTGCGCGGCCGAGGACGACAAGGTGGTCAGCGGCGACGGCCTCTTCGACCTCACGCTCCACCACGGGCTGGATCGGCTGGAGGAGGCGGACCTGGTCTGCCTCCCCGCCGATCGGACGGCGCCCACCCGCGACTATCCCGAACCCCTGCTGGCCGCCCTGAACCGGGCCGTGGACCGGGGTGCGCGGGTGCTGAGCGTGTGCAGCGGCGCCTTCCTGCTGGGCGCGGCCGGGCTGCTGGAGGGCCGGCGCTGCACCACGCACTGGATGCACGCGCCCGCACTGCGGCGGCGTTTCCCGCGGGCGCTGGTCGACCCCGACGTGCTGTACGTGGACGAGGGCTCGGTGATCACCGCGGCCGGCACCGCCTCCGGGATCGACGCGTGCCTGCACGTCGTCCGGCAGGAGCAGGGCGCCGAGGTGGCCAACACCATCGCGCGGCGCATGGTCGTACCGCCCCACCGGGACGGCGGGCAGGCCCAGTTCATCCAGCGGCCGCTGCCCCGCACGACCTGCGACACGGTGGGCGAGGTGATCGGGTGGATGGCCCGCCACCTGGAGGAGGAGATCACCGTCGAGCAACTCGCCGAGCGCGCGCACATGTCACCGCGCACCTTCGCCCGCCGCTTCCTCCAGGAGACCGGCACCACCCCCTACCAGTGGGTGCTGCGCCAGCGGGTCCTGCTCGCCCAGGAGTTGCTGGAAAGCACCGACGAGACCGTCGACGCCATCGCCGGCCGCTGCGGCTTCGGGACCGCGGCCGCCCTGCGCCACCATTTCCTGCGGACGCTCGACACCACCCCGAACGCCTTTCGGCGTACGTTCCGGGGCCCGCGGGCCGTGGCCTGA
- a CDS encoding ribonucleotide-diphosphate reductase subunit beta, with product MSSHENKNLLDPGFELTLRPMRYPDFYERYRDAIKNTWTVEEVDLHSDVADLAKLTPAEQHMIGRLVAFFATGDSIVSNNLVLTLYKHINSPEARLYLSRQLFEEAVHVQFYLTLLDTYLPDPDDRAAAFDAVEEIPSIREKAQFCFKWMDSVEKIERLETQADRRRFLLNLICFAACIEGLFFYGAFAYVYWFRSRGLLHGLATGTNWVFRDETMHMNFAFEVVDTVRKEEPELFDDALQQQVTDMLKEAVEAELQFGRDLCGEGLPGMNTESMREYLECVADQRLVRLGFAPVYGSQNPFSFMELQGVQELTNFFERRPSAYQVAVEGTVDLDEDF from the coding sequence ATGAGCTCCCACGAGAACAAGAACCTCCTGGACCCGGGCTTCGAGCTGACGCTCCGCCCCATGCGCTACCCGGACTTCTACGAGCGCTACCGGGACGCGATCAAGAACACCTGGACGGTCGAGGAGGTCGACCTCCACTCGGACGTCGCCGACCTCGCGAAGCTGACGCCGGCCGAGCAGCACATGATCGGCCGCCTGGTCGCGTTCTTCGCGACGGGCGACTCGATCGTCTCGAACAACCTGGTGCTGACGCTGTACAAGCACATCAACTCCCCGGAGGCGCGCCTGTACCTGTCGCGCCAGCTGTTCGAGGAGGCCGTGCACGTCCAGTTCTATCTGACGCTGCTCGACACCTACCTGCCCGACCCGGACGACCGCGCGGCCGCCTTCGACGCGGTCGAGGAGATCCCCTCCATCCGCGAGAAGGCGCAGTTCTGCTTCAAGTGGATGGACTCGGTCGAGAAGATCGAGCGGCTGGAGACGCAGGCCGACCGCCGCCGCTTCCTGCTGAACCTGATCTGCTTCGCCGCGTGCATCGAGGGCCTGTTCTTCTACGGCGCCTTCGCGTACGTGTACTGGTTCCGCTCGCGCGGTCTGCTGCACGGCCTGGCCACGGGCACCAACTGGGTGTTCCGCGACGAGACCATGCACATGAACTTCGCGTTCGAGGTCGTGGACACCGTCCGCAAGGAAGAGCCCGAGCTCTTCGACGACGCCCTTCAGCAGCAGGTCACCGACATGCTGAAGGAGGCCGTGGAGGCGGAGCTGCAGTTCGGCCGCGACCTGTGCGGCGAGGGCCTGCCGGGCATGAACACCGAGTCGATGCGCGAGTACCTGGAGTGCGTCGCGGACCAGCGCCTGGTCCGGCTCGGCTTCGCGCCGGTGTACGGCTCGCAGAACCCGTTCTCCTTCATGGAGCTGCAGGGCGTCCAGGAGCTGACCAACTTCTTCGAGCGCCGCCCGTCGGCGTATCAGGTCGCCGTGGAGGGCACGGTCGACCTGGACGAGGACTTCTGA
- a CDS encoding ribonucleoside-diphosphate reductase subunit alpha, whose product MTIAPSAPRAESVSGDTTEGPGATLLRTLTELTADLPDTDPGRVAAAALRGRSAAADDAELRGLATEAAAGLISEDPAYSKLAARLLTLAVRDEAARQGSTSFSASVEVGHREGLIADRTAEFVRTHASRLDALVEHTLAEGADDRFGFFGLRTLHSRYLLRHPITRQVIETPQYFMLRVACGLAEDESVQAVEEVASLYRLMSRLDYLPSSPTLFNSGTRHPQMSSCYLLDSPLDELDSIYDRYHQVARLSKHAGGIGLSYSRIRARGSLIRGTNGHSNGIVPFLKTLDASVAAVNQGGRRKGAAAVYLETWHADIEEFLELRDNTGEDQRRTHNLNLAHWVPDEFMRRVNSDADWSLFSPADVPELVDLWGDAFDAAYRKAEAAGLARKTMPARDLYGRMMRTLAQTGQGWMTFKDASNRTANQTAEPGTVVHSSNLCTEIIEVTNDGETAVCNLGSVNMGAFVVDGGIDWERLDETVRTAVTFLDRVVDINFYPTEQAGRSNARWRPVGLGAMGLQDVFFKLKLPFDSPEARALSTKLSERIMLAAYEASCDLAERSGPLPAWEQTRTARGVLHPDHYDVELNWPERWEALRARVAKTGMRNSLLLAIAPTATIASIAGVYECIEPQVSNLFKRETLSGEFLQVNAYLVEELKQLGVWDAQTREALRDASGSVQGFGWIPAEVRELYRTAWEIPQRGLIDMAAARTPFLDQSQSLNLFLETPTIGKLSSMYAYAWKQGLKTTYYLRSRPATKIARAAQAAAPAALPQAVADAEALACSLENPESCEACQ is encoded by the coding sequence GTGACCATCGCGCCTTCCGCACCGCGCGCCGAGTCCGTTTCTGGCGACACCACCGAGGGCCCGGGGGCCACGCTGCTGCGTACCCTCACCGAACTGACGGCGGACCTCCCCGACACCGACCCCGGACGGGTCGCCGCCGCCGCGCTGCGCGGCCGCAGTGCCGCCGCCGACGACGCCGAACTGCGCGGGCTGGCCACCGAGGCCGCCGCCGGCCTGATCTCCGAGGACCCGGCGTACTCGAAGCTCGCCGCGCGGCTGCTGACGCTGGCGGTGCGCGACGAGGCCGCGCGCCAGGGCTCCACCTCCTTCTCGGCCTCCGTCGAGGTCGGCCACCGCGAGGGCCTGATCGCCGACCGCACGGCCGAGTTCGTCCGGACCCACGCGAGCCGCCTGGACGCGCTGGTCGAGCACACCCTCGCCGAGGGCGCCGACGACCGGTTCGGCTTCTTCGGCCTGCGCACCCTGCACAGCCGCTACCTGCTGCGCCACCCGATCACCCGCCAGGTCATCGAGACCCCGCAGTACTTCATGCTGCGCGTGGCCTGCGGTCTGGCCGAGGACGAGTCCGTCCAGGCCGTCGAGGAAGTGGCCTCGCTCTACCGGCTGATGAGCCGCCTGGACTACCTGCCGTCCTCCCCCACGCTCTTCAACTCCGGCACCCGCCACCCGCAGATGTCCTCCTGCTACCTGCTGGACTCCCCGCTGGACGAGCTGGACTCGATCTACGACCGCTACCACCAGGTCGCCCGCCTCTCCAAGCACGCCGGCGGCATCGGCCTGTCGTACTCCCGCATCCGCGCCCGCGGTTCGCTGATCCGTGGCACCAACGGCCACTCCAACGGCATCGTGCCGTTCCTGAAGACCCTCGACGCCTCCGTCGCCGCCGTGAACCAGGGCGGCCGCCGCAAGGGCGCCGCCGCCGTCTACCTGGAGACCTGGCACGCGGACATCGAGGAGTTCCTGGAGCTGCGCGACAACACCGGCGAGGACCAGCGCCGTACGCACAACCTGAACCTGGCCCACTGGGTGCCGGACGAGTTCATGCGCCGCGTGAACTCCGACGCCGACTGGTCGCTGTTCTCCCCGGCCGACGTCCCCGAGCTCGTCGACCTGTGGGGCGACGCGTTCGACGCCGCCTACCGCAAGGCCGAGGCGGCGGGCCTGGCCCGCAAGACCATGCCCGCCCGGGACCTGTACGGCCGGATGATGCGCACCCTCGCGCAGACCGGCCAGGGCTGGATGACCTTCAAGGACGCCTCCAACCGCACGGCGAACCAGACCGCCGAGCCGGGCACCGTCGTCCACTCCTCCAACCTGTGCACCGAGATCATCGAGGTCACCAACGACGGCGAGACGGCCGTCTGCAACCTCGGCTCGGTCAACATGGGCGCCTTCGTGGTGGACGGGGGGATCGACTGGGAGCGCCTGGACGAGACCGTCCGCACCGCCGTGACCTTCCTCGACCGCGTGGTGGACATCAACTTCTACCCGACCGAGCAGGCCGGCCGCTCCAACGCCCGCTGGCGCCCGGTGGGCCTGGGCGCGATGGGCCTCCAGGACGTCTTCTTCAAGCTGAAGCTGCCCTTCGACTCCCCCGAGGCGAGGGCCCTGTCCACCAAGCTCTCCGAGCGCATCATGCTGGCCGCGTACGAGGCCTCCTGCGACCTCGCCGAGCGCAGCGGCCCGCTGCCCGCCTGGGAGCAGACCCGCACCGCCCGCGGCGTGCTGCACCCGGACCACTACGACGTGGAGCTGAACTGGCCGGAGCGCTGGGAGGCGCTGCGCGCCCGGGTCGCGAAGACCGGCATGCGCAACTCGCTGCTCCTCGCCATCGCCCCGACGGCGACGATCGCCTCGATCGCGGGCGTGTACGAGTGCATCGAGCCGCAGGTCTCGAACCTCTTCAAGCGCGAGACGCTGAGCGGTGAGTTCCTCCAGGTCAACGCCTACCTGGTGGAGGAGCTGAAGCAGCTCGGCGTGTGGGACGCGCAGACCCGTGAGGCGCTGCGCGACGCCTCCGGCTCGGTGCAGGGCTTCGGCTGGATCCCGGCCGAGGTGCGCGAGCTGTACCGCACGGCGTGGGAGATCCCGCAGCGCGGCCTGATCGACATGGCGGCGGCCCGTACCCCGTTCCTCGACCAGTCGCAGTCCCTGAACCTGTTCCTGGAGACGCCCACCATCGGCAAGCTCAGCTCGATGTACGCGTACGCCTGGAAGCAGGGCCTGAAGACCACCTACTACCTGCGCTCGCGCCCGGCGACGAAGATCGCCCGCGCCGCGCAGGCCGCCGCTCCGGCGGCGCTCCCGCAGGCCGTGGCCGACGCGGAGGCGCTCGCCTGCTCCCTTGAGAACCCCGAGTCCTGCGAGGCCTGCCAGTAA
- a CDS encoding GNAT family N-acetyltransferase, producing the protein MDMVIRPALPAEYEQLGEITAQAYLGDGLLGSGEAFYAAVLRDVAGRAIDGEVLVAAEEGALLGGVTFAPPGSPLADIAGPGEAEFRMLAVSREARGRGAGEALVRACVARARELAGVTHLVLSTQRGMTGAQRIYERLGFLRTPERDWAPVPGLTLLTYRLEL; encoded by the coding sequence ATGGACATGGTGATCAGGCCGGCGCTGCCCGCCGAGTACGAACAGCTGGGTGAGATCACCGCGCAGGCCTACCTGGGCGACGGGCTGCTGGGTTCCGGTGAGGCGTTCTACGCGGCCGTGCTGCGTGATGTCGCCGGGCGGGCCATTGACGGGGAGGTGCTCGTGGCCGCCGAGGAGGGGGCCCTCCTCGGCGGGGTGACCTTCGCCCCGCCCGGCAGTCCGCTGGCCGACATAGCCGGGCCCGGCGAGGCCGAGTTCCGGATGCTGGCCGTCTCCCGCGAGGCGCGCGGACGCGGCGCCGGCGAGGCGCTGGTGCGGGCGTGCGTGGCCCGCGCGCGGGAGCTGGCGGGGGTCACGCACCTGGTGCTGTCCACCCAGCGCGGCATGACCGGGGCCCAGCGGATCTACGAGCGGCTCGGTTTCCTCCGTACGCCGGAGCGGGACTGGGCGCCGGTTCCCGGGCTCACCTTGCTCACGTACCGCCTGGAGCTGTAG